The genomic region ATACATGCATAGAATAACTACTGAAGAcaacaaaatgcaaaaataataggTCTAGAGATGCTATTAACTGAATGGTTGCATTTCTGGAACCTGTAATGCTTTAAAAGTTGCGAGATGCAAGCATGGTTAATGGTCAAAGATCTCCATCTAGAGCATGTTTACccggcggggggggggggggggggggtggggggggggggcaacgcagtggaaagcaaaaaacaaaaagggctgtgaaaaaaaaaatgtgaaggaGGACTTATCTTGAGCGCTGCGTGTTTAGAACATGTCATTGGTGAGATGGTGCAGAAGATTTGAGAGGAACAGTCAAAGATGTCTATTTGCGCATGACAGAAATGCAATATTGAAAAGCAGCAAAAAATGCATAAACAAGCAACAATGAAAATCAAAGACTATTTGAgagctgtttttaaaataatgtctcatgCAAAATGTGAATACAAAGACCTCTTGTCTAGCATGTTTAAatagaaaatctgtggaaaaACAATGCAGCAAAATGCAAAAGCATGAGTCACAAGGTGAAAAACCAAAGTGTCAAAAGACCATTTTTAGAACACCGTGCAGTAGAATGTGAAAACATGTTCAGTCACATAGGAGCCATTCACACAATGCTTAACTTTAAAAACAGGCAAATGCAGAACAATGCAATTGTGGGGTGGGGGGTGGCAGTCTAAACGCATGcttttttaaaagttgaactttttaAATTGCGGCACATTTACAGTTGTGTGAAATGCTGAAAAATACATGAGCACAATGGGCAAATGTTTCCATCTAGCACACACTTGCATAGCAAAGAAATGGGAAAGCAGTGCAGCAAAAATGTTCCTTGTGAATAGCCACCAAGCACTTCACAGGTTACATGATGCAGTATCTTATTTGAATTCATACTGACAGCATCAGCAGCACCATTTGTCTATTAATAAATCCCCGAGCATTCGGGTGCACGTGTgcaagcataaaaaaaaacaagttctaTTGCTCATATATCTATGCTACTGGGGCCATGGTGCCAAACTGAAACCACAATGTGCAAACCTTGTTTCCTCTCCTGTCAACATGTCTATATATCCTGTGTACAAGGAATCTTGAAGGACGGAACAAATATTTGCAAGCAAACcagcaaaatagtttttttggtgGATGGGGGCAGGTCCAAGTGCAAAAAACTCAATATGCtcaatttttttgcagtgaattGTCAGATCATGGTTCGGTTTTGGATTGCCAGTCTGAACCCTGAAACATTGTTTTAAACCAAGATACTTCAGCTGTAAAACAAGTGTTAAGAGCAACAGGTTGATTTTGTCCCAAAAACAAACAAGTGAGAGTCAATTGAAATGGTTTAATTGCTACCCAATGATATTGTATGTGTTGAGCAAAATTTCAATAAATTATCAAATGTGGCTTTTCATTTACATTGCATAGGGATGAGCATGCATGATGAACACAAAACGATAAGGCACACTACCTCCACAGAGAGGCTTCCAAACTGGCAGCAAATCTCATCTATAAAATCACGCGGATAAAATTACACCTAGAATTATTTTCAATTGTTGGCAGGAGTTGGTGAGTGCAAGCATTTAGAGAAAAAGAACAGTGACTGATGTCCTTtgcaaacaatcaaaaaaaaaaaaaaaagtctccaaattatttttatatatatatatatatatatatatagtaattagtCAAAATACAAGTCTTGAATTTGCTGCTAGTTCACATAGAAATGTGGAGAACTACAAAGTAGGAAGACAAATATGGAAATATACTTTGGAAATCAAATATTGAATAAGACAAACATATGTACATTAAAAATTGATACAGGagtcataaaaacaactataAAATTCATATTTGAACCTTTGACTTCATGTGCAAATGCATTAGGCTGTTAGTGAACAAGGTCAAGTCTAAATCAGACACTATACAATCAGAGCGTCCCAAGACATATGGAAAAAAATCAAACAGATGCaatgtttacataaaaataaactcaTATGGCTGATTTGATGCATAGCTTGGATTGGAGAATCTCGATTTAAAATTTGGCAAACACCGGTTTAGTTGGTGAGGTGACCCACCAGTCCAGGATGCAGGATGTTTTTAAAGACCTCTGGTCGGTGGAGGGATGGCATGTATAGGGCAGGGGCTCCTCCAGGATGGGCCGGTCCAGGATAGCCTTGCACTGGGAGGGCCGTGCCACCCATATGGGGCGGAGGTGGTAGACTCTGCTCATAATACTGTGCTTCAGCGCATTCATCATCAAAGGGCAATGATAGACGCTTCCCCTTTTGTCTACGGTTGCAGAACCACACACGTACTacctaaagaaaaaaataaaaataaaagacaaatggGCTCTAAAAGCACTGACGAATCTAAATATAATGAATCCAAAGACTTTGAGGGATGCCTACATCTCTCTCCAGGCCTAGGTCATCAGATATATGCGTGATCTCCAGAGTGTTGGGTTTGGGGCACTTCACAAAGTACGACTCCAGAGCAGAACGGACTGTGCCTTCCAAACTAGTCCTCCGCTTTCTTTTTCTTGTGTCTATGAACACCCGTTCAATTTTGTACATCTGgaagataaaataattaaatgggcGATGAGAGACAAACTTGTTTTACATGAGTATGTAAGCAATAAGAGttttaaaacaaactatacaaaGTGCAATTAGGTAAGCAAGCACTTCTGGAACACTTTATGCTCACTATTCAATCACTGTATGGTTTATGCATTTATTACATAATGATCACGTTTTGCAGGTTGTCTTGTAGCTTGATATTCTACAGCAGAGGAGCTGCAAATTCaaatagcaaaaaaaagaaacaaaaataaaagtaaatgcatATCTcgcatctctcacacacacattcagcttaatacatttaataaaatctgttttgtttacttCTGATGTAACTCGTTGGTGCGATCACATAATATGAAATGGTCTAATGTGTCACACCTGAAAAGCTCACTGTATACTACAGTATTTAGTAAACCGTTATAAGACCAATTTTTAACCGTTTCACGTAATAAGAGGCTACCTAGTATTCCAAACAGGTAAACGGTGACAAAGTgaatagggcttgggcgtcgtgaAGCTGAGAAGGCCCCAGCTGAGGGCCCCGCCCTCCTGAAAGTGAATTTGAGAGGGCCCCATAGCATATTTTGTGAATGGGCCCATAATTCCATAGCTACTCCACTGATTCTTAATCACCGCGTGCCCAAGTAAACAGGCAACGGAGCGGAGGTAAAGTAGTAGTTCAGCGACAGAGTTCGCCGTTTTGAGCGCCCTCTACAGTAGTGTGGCGTACTTACATCCTGAGGGTTTTCGGAATTTTCCGCCTCATTCAACCACCTCTGGAGCAGCGGCTTCAGTTTGCACATATTCTTGAAACTAAGCTGGAGAGCCTCAAAGCGGCAGATAGTCGTCTGACTGAACATTTTGCctagacacacacagagaaaaataaaattaaaccgttAGCCTGAAACAAATGTTCAGTCGTACATTTAGTCCTAAGGTTCAGAGACCTCAAACTCACCATACAGGTTTCCCAGCGCGAGCCCCACGTCGGCCTGCGTGAAGCCCAGAGTGATGCGTTTGTGTTTGAGCTCTTTAGCAAACCGTTCCAAATCTTCTGTAGTAAGATTCTCCTAAAAATTGTGTAAATGCAAAGTTGTTCATGTATACCCACAAACGACAAAGATCTAAAACCTTTAATATAGGTCAAAAACCTCACCTCCTCCTCAGAATCACTGCACCCTCCACTGGACGAGCCGCTGCTCCTGGCTGCGCTTTGCGCCTGACCCGAAGGGATGTTTTGCGCTGGGTCCCCGTTGAAAAATCCCGGGCTGTCGAACCCATTTCCGGGTGGAGATGGTGACAGAGATGGGGATGATGCGGAGGGAGTCGGGGGAGCTAGAGAAATATTTGCTGGAGCCGTGATATGAGACAGACCAGGCCAAAACGGGGGGTTCCAGGGTGTGTAATAATTCACCTCGTTGGGTACGGATGATGTCCCGGGAGTGAGATTATATTGTGACATCAGCCTGTTTTCTTCATTGGGGTATTCATCAACATCCTTTTCAGTTTTTACCACAGCTTGAATCTTGATTTGTTCCCTGGTTTCAGCGATAGGCGGGCTGATGTTTGCTGGCTGGATGGTTGCCGTCGCACCCGCGACCTGCCCAGTGAACTCTGGTGCAGCAAACGGGTACCAGTGTTTAGGTTGCGCAAAATCACCGCCTTGCAGATCGTTCGTTTTAAAATCGCCTGAAAATGGGAAGAAGGTTTGGTGTGTCGCAGGGCGGCTGATTCCGTTTAAATGGCCTTTGTTTAAAAGCAGGCTTGGATCCTGAAACATGCCGTGCGCGAACTGCAAGGACGCAGCGCCAAGTCCATCCAGGCCCGAGGCTTGAGGGTACATGGCCCTGTTGACCTCGTAGGGTCTGCAGTCCGATCCTGTCGGACTCTGCGGTCTCTCCGTCATcttctcaaaaaaacaaacaaacaaaaaaataataataataatgtttcaagCGTTGAGGCTGTTTGTTTGATAATCAATAACCGGTGATCAGCAGCTCCATTCCAGGATGTTCTTATGGAAATACCAGACTTACTAAACCAAAGTTGATTTCGAAGCCTCAGATTGTGCGTGCCAGTATCAGCCTGTGTGGAGATGTGCGCAGTCCTTGTGTGACGGCCATTAATTAGGCCTTCAGAACAGGCTAGAAACTCACCAAACCAACTGTTCCAGATCTCAATTCTGATCCTGTCCCACACAGGTTTTCCTAATCAATCGGAGTTGGAGGCTGGGGTCTTTAACCATCTCATCTCCTATTGGTCACATGAGACAATAAGTCACAGCTGACGGTGAATTTGTGAATGAACTTGGTTTTCTCATTGGATGAGGGCGTCTTTGGGAATGAGAGGTGTATCTGTATTTGCATTTTCCAAAAGTGCACAAATCATACATTTACTCTTATAAATATTTGACTTCAGTAAAACCTTTAAAATTCATAAGATGAAATGCATAATATGTTAATCCAGCTTTCCTTTAGGTTGAGTATTTACAATACAAATAGCACTATTCACGTGTGTTTTATATTCATGCCACATTAAGTAAACTTTGTTTCAGTGACGTGCACTAAATGAGCTTTCTTGATATTGAAATTCTTGACATCCGTGGGAAAATTCACTTTCTTATACTCCGTTTAGCCTAccacatttaattaaaatgtattttttaattaataaaacacaatatatattattaaactgTATAATCTGTAAAGCTGCATTCACATACATTTTTGCTGTTCTATTTGGCCAAGAgagacaaataaaaggtgaaaTGTTTGTCTGTTGCTGATAAGCAATTGGATGACAAGCGTCACATCTCCCACCTTCACGCTGCTTGAATCACTGAAAGGAGCCGTTTATACATGCAAGAGCCTTTTTGTAAATCATGTAATTTTAGTTCACCTTTAGTTTTAGTCAATAAAGAATTAATTcgaaaaaaaatgtacatgctTAAAACGAAATGTTATGATACGAAAATGGGCCTAATAAATGCGCACAATTAAACTGAAGACGTAGTCAATGAAACTAATAATGTAGACTAAAAAGTTGTCTCAGATTCATGGTGTGAAATCctaaatttatatttcataatccGATATTCAAAGTGCAGAAGTGTGCtctcatacccccccccccctccccaaaaaAAGATATAGGCTACATATTAACATTAATaccaaataaattttaaaaaagcattttctcccTGATTTCAATACTATTTTctaagcaggcttttattttatttatagtttattagtgcactgtgtgtgtgtgtatagcctatatatatatatatatatatatatatatatatatatcctagcCTAAGCTAATCTAACctgaccaataataataataataatgaatttgttGAATTGAATTTGGGTTGAATTTGGTATATTAAACAATTAAGTAGCTACAGAAATTAGTTACCTTAATttgacaacttaaaataatattaaataaaatattacatatttagcCTATCAAGACAAGTAGCGCAAGCTTCGTTCAGACTTAAGCGCATAATCAGTTGGCAAGCTTGCTTTTTGTTTCATTACCCATGGTTTACAGTTTGGAAGAGGTCTGCAGACTCATCGATACAGCTGTGCACCCCCGACAGAGCCGACCGGTGCAGACTGCGGCAGGAAGACGCGCCGCGGGAAAGTGGATGGGGGAGGTATTGTGCCAGAAGAGCCCGAGGCCCCCCGCCGCTTTCAGATCCAGAGCTGCGATGGCTGGCCATTAGCTGCCTTTCAGCAATGAACAATAAGTCTCAACCCTTTGATTCCACCCCTGCCCCCTCCTCTGAAACAAACACTTGACAAAGTTTCACTGACACACTATCCCAAAGCGTCttttacagtaaaaacatgtACATACCGGAGTCTTATTGTTATAGACCATAGGCCTACAGTCATAGTAGCGCCATGGGCTGTTTAATTTTTGACAGGATCGAAGACGAGGCTGTGAGGGAAACAAGTGTTTTCTGTGGATTGTAGACTATGCTGCTGTTCCACAACATACCAAATGTTCAGCTGACTAAACgtctttctgaaataaataaaaatactaggaCCTTCCCAGCTAACTGGGACGTTCTCATAACTTTACAGACATTTAAGTTAGATAAGGACAACATGTTCTTAAAGTAATGTTTATGTAACGTTCTTATAACTTTATTAAAATTTGCTATTGTCAGAAAGTTGAGAGAAAACATTCTTAGGAAAACATTCTAGGAATGTAATTAtgatgttcatttgaactttctcaTGATGTTGAGAGAAAATCTTATCAGAACATCTGTATCTAAGAAACGCTTTGCATGACCTTTAACAttcttattacacacacacacacacacacaaaatcatatTTGATCGTTCTTAGAATAGTAAgtgctgcttattttttttttttttttggaacctgtcaTACCTTTtttgggattctttgatgaataaaatgtttaaaaagtataGCATTTATCAAAGTAGACTTTACTATTACTCTTTatgaatttaacacatccttgctgaataaaagtattaatttatttcaaaataggaAAGAAAAAATAGTGCGGACCCCCGACTTTTGAACTTTAGTGTAAAATGtcgttctttttaactttttataaatcaaataatccttaaaaaagaattacaaatattcctatatatatatatatatatatatatatatatatatatatatatatatatatatatacacatttatattaatcaaaacactgacaacattcaaacattgataataaatcagcagattagaatgatttctaaaagatcacgtgacactgaagatgagtaatggctgctaaaaaattcagctttgcatcacaggaataaattatagaaTAAATATACTGTTTCTTTCTGTAGCAAATTTCTGATCAAATAGACGcagacttgatgagcataagaaacttctctAAAAAAcctgcacattaaaaaaaatcgaaCTTATCCCAATCTTTTGAACGGCAGCATATATATCTCAGCAGTCTGCTTTGGTTGCCATTCTAATCTCCACTGATGTTTCGCCACCCACCCAGAGCATCACACACCATCAGTACAAGCACAGCCAACTCAAATCTACAACAATCAACCCCCTGCCTTCAAACACACTCTTGCAGACCAGGAGCTCGAGGTCACAGCTGAGTTGTCCAACTCTCCTGGCCACAAAGCCTAGGAAAGGACACACAGGAGGCCTCTGAGGCCAGTCAAAGCCTTTAAAAGACATCAAACCACTGCTGCAGGCATTGTGCTGGCCCATGGACTTGGGTGGGGATTGTTATGTAAAGTGCAGACAGAGGAGGAGAAAGTGGAAAGAGATGACACAAGCCCAGTGAGGGATGTCAGAACCAGGATTAGGCTGCAAAACACCCCCAGGTGGCTCTGTTTTGCAGGCTTGTGTACTACTGTAAAATCTATAGTCGGTAAAACTTTTTATTCAGTGATATTACTGAATATTATTGAATCGGAAGCTCTGTAATATGGTGCAACAGCATCACCCCACCCTTGTTTACACGTAATGCATTCTGGGACATTTCAGAAGAAGGTTATGCCTGCATCAGCTGGATCAGAGTTATGCATTATATGCAGGAATCAAATGTTGTTGTTGATAAAAGGGCGTATATGTGGTAAA from Carassius carassius chromosome 47, fCarCar2.1, whole genome shotgun sequence harbors:
- the LOC132130151 gene encoding POU domain, class 5, transcription factor 1-like, which codes for MTERPQSPTGSDCRPYEVNRAMYPQASGLDGLGAASLQFAHGMFQDPSLLLNKGHLNGISRPATHQTFFPFSGDFKTNDLQGGDFAQPKHWYPFAAPEFTGQVAGATATIQPANISPPIAETREQIKIQAVVKTEKDVDEYPNEENRLMSQYNLTPGTSSVPNEVNYYTPWNPPFWPGLSHITAPANISLAPPTPSASSPSLSPSPPGNGFDSPGFFNGDPAQNIPSGQAQSAARSSGSSSGGCSDSEEEENLTTEDLERFAKELKHKRITLGFTQADVGLALGNLYGKMFSQTTICRFEALQLSFKNMCKLKPLLQRWLNEAENSENPQDMYKIERVFIDTRKRKRRTSLEGTVRSALESYFVKCPKPNTLEITHISDDLGLERDVVRVWFCNRRQKGKRLSLPFDDECAEAQYYEQSLPPPPHMGGTALPVQGYPGPAHPGGAPALYMPSLHRPEVFKNILHPGLVGHLTN